From one Anoplolepis gracilipes chromosome 8, ASM4749672v1, whole genome shotgun sequence genomic stretch:
- the LOC140668455 gene encoding uncharacterized protein isoform X2: protein MDNKVDVSEVEDISMIGTSGIFHLPDVPEISEVLESTGLSPLTSSLDQALTLQEDKTLSSEVNMGIEDTWTEANSSTSDYAIPLPPPPGLNDFSDVGADPIDSGTGLEHGPFLPPGTPALNNLFAEAGDSHDDSPMEVALSAGVCGLRNLGNTCFMAAGLQCLTATPPVLRHFLDLQQRGEKLPPPGSLMAHFSVLLGKMWSGKYSVLRPTEFKQTLGAYHSQFKDYRQHDCQEFLALLLDSLHEQMNTAKCAKNCQVPLSTTTANSFNSIENSNGKTLSPITATANPNSDLLEMYECLSPECPNSPNVTMAGSPRDFDSSIGELDSITNSPRDSPLNGEDEEETLDSDEIIEARSSTFIHNKVNEEDTNETPTRSLRLDTLIELSKTVPQYGGLYDIHKEAKTSNANFLVTQQECNNEIHYDSQKFPKDNVRRMPLDNSNLMENHDFDNKSVSIKRIKEVNVQKVNGSLDHASNSSDIEYDSGLEKCNVKRMRLDDQEKNHKHDSLSNENIQCSRILQNYGTGAIAAQEELEADKHWVKHLRSNKSIIVDTFQGQFKSTVVCSVCSHVSVTYEPFMYLSVPLPHAMERQLNVTYVPANGDQPMRCVVSLNKQSRIGKLKEELLKTLGKENIAVSNIALAEVLENHIAKILDDNTLLRHINDTNRSIYAFELTEPPDAYTSVSDGGGDRPLEMDSSQKCTITGEEVPCMICLEELDGDLKRHSGNNCNFIMCDPCIENYFKNQTEPQTCPMCSTYMTASSFTKIDQTGRPRPIVRILNVPLVLRHDTTNETTNNRKSTKLFGYPHLIRLPSRVNARDLYDIVKRNVPHEGRYTIHFVDGQGHHCSRCMYTAHCTGCSVPETGMIALQNGDTLAVRYTEYVPKILHPVDHVSVSKQRPHHPLSLYDCLQAFSQSETLDEHNPWFCPKCGCNQCATKTLTVHRYPKFLIVYLKRFVFYECASMKLDDKVTFPLVGLSVGRHLYDLYACVCHFGGVSAGHYTAYAKNPRTDVWYYYNDEITGKQKPQDEDFSNAYILFYSRQGTNLKPCNI from the exons ATGGACAATAAGGTGGATGTTTCGGAAGTTGAAGATATTTCAATGATTGGAACATCTGGAATTTTTCACCTGCCTGACGTCCCAGAGATATCGGAGGTATTAGAATCAACTGGCCTTAGCCCCTTAACTTCTTCCTTGGATCAAGCTCTTACACTGCAAGAAGATAAAACTCTCTCGTCTGAAGTTAACATGGGCATTGAAGATACATG GACTGAAGCAAACAGTTCAACATCAGATTACGCAATTCCTCTTCCTCCGCCACCTGGATTAAATGATTTCTCGGATGTCGGTGCTGATCCCATTGATTCTGGGACTGGCTTAGAACATGGTCCATTCCTGCCACCTGGCACACCAGCgcttaataatctttttgcaGAAGCTGGAGATTCTCATGATGACTCACCAATGG AAGTTGCCCTGTCTGCAGGCGTGTGCGGTCTTCGTAACTTGGGTAATACCTGTTTTATGGCAGCTGGGTTGCAATGTTTGACCGCGACTCCACCTGTCCTACGACATTTCTTGGATTTACAGCAGAGAGGAGAGAAACTGCCTCCGCCTGGATCATTAATGGCACATTTTAGCGTACTCCTCGGGAAAATGTGGTCCGGAAAGTACAGTGTACTCAGACCAACAGAATTTAAGCAAACCTTAGGTGCTTACCATTcacaatttaaagattataggCAG CATGATTGTCAAGAATTTCTGGCGCTTCTGTTGGATTCTCTTCACGAGCAAATGAACACAGCAAAGTGTGCCAAGAACTGTCAAGTTCCATTGTCTACAACCACTGCCAATTCTTTTAACTCTATAGAAAATTCAAACGGAAAGACCCTTTCTCCTATCACTGCCACGGCTAACCCTAATTCAGATCTTTTGGAAATGTATGAATGCTTATCACCAGAATGTCCAAATAGTCCCAATGTAACTATGGCTGGTTCACCAAGAG actTTGATTCATCGATCGGAGAGCTCGATAGTATCACGAATTCACCAAGAGATTCACCTTTAAATGGTGAGGACGAAGAGGAGACGCTAGATTCAGATGAAATCATCGAGGCGAGATCGAGTACTTTTATTCACAACAAAGTCAATGAAGAAGACACAAATGAAACTCCGACGCGATCTTTGAGATTAGATACATTGATAGAACTATCAAAAACAGTGCCGCAGTATGGTGGCTTATACGATATTCACAAAGAAGCTAAAACCAGTAATGCTAATTTCTTAGTAACGCAACAAGAGTGTAATAATGAGATCCATTATGACTCGCAGAAATTTCCAAAGGACAATGTCCGCAGGATGCCATTGGACAATTCGAATCTTATGGAAAATCACGACTTTGATAATAAAAGTGTTAGTATCAAACGTATAAAAGAGGTGAACGTTCAGAAGGTCAACGGTAGTCTCGATCACGCATCTAATAGTTCCGACATCGAGTATGATAGCGGTCTGGAAAAGTGTAACGTGAAACGCATGAGATTAGACGACCAGGAGAAGAATCATAAGCATGACAGTCTCAGTAACGAAAATATTCAGTGTTCGCGGATTCTACAAAATTATGGAACTGGCGCTATTGCTGCGCAAGAAGAACTCGAGGCGGATAAACATTGGGTGAAGCATTTGCGATCCAATAAAAGTATCATCGTGGATACCTTTCAAGGCCAGTTTAAGAGCACG GTTGTGTGTTCGGTTTGTAGTCACGTTTCTGTTACATATGAACCTTTTATGTATCTATCGGTACCTCTACCTCATGCAATGGAAAGACAGTTAAATGTCACATATGTTCCTGCAAACGGTGATCAACCCATGAGATGTGTCGTTTCCTTAAATAAGCAGTCACGAATTGGAAAATTGAAAGAGGAATTGTTAAAAACTCTCGGCAAGGAGAATATCGCAGTGTCGAATATTGCACTTGCAGAGGTTCTGGAAAATCACATAGCGAAGATTCTG GATGACAATACACTCTTGAGACACATCAATGATACGAATCGATCGATATACGCCTTTGAACTCACGGAACCGCCCGATGCGTACACTTCAGTATCCGATGGCGGAGGAGATCGGCCATTGGAGATGGACTCTTCCCAGAAATGTACGATAACAGGCGAGGAAGTGCCATGCATGATCTGTCTTGAGGAACTGGATGGCGATTTGAAAAGGCACAGTGGGAATAATTGTAACTTTATTATGTGCGACCCTTGCATTGAG AATTACTTCAAGAATCAAACAGAACCTCAAACGTGTCCGATGTGTTCTACGTACATGACGGCCTCGTCATTTACGAAGATAGATCAAACGGGCCGGCCGAGACCCATTGTTCGTATTCTGAACGTACCTTTAGTGTTGAGGCACGATACGACGAACGAGACGACAAACAATCGCAAAAGCACGAAGCTCTTTGGTTATCCACACTTGATACGACTCCCGTCGAGAGTGAACGCGCGGGATCTATATGATATTGTCAAAAGAAACGTGCCGCACGAAGGGCGCTACACGATTCATTTCGTTGATGGACAG GGTCATCATTGTTCGCGATGTATGTACACCGCACATTGTACAGGATGTAGCGTACCTGAGACAGGAATGATCGCGCTACAAAACGGTGATACGCTTGCAGTTCGTTATACTGAGTATGTTCCTAAGATTCTGCATCCCGTTGATCACGTTAGCGTCAGTAAACAACGACCACATCATCCACTATCTCTTTATGATTGCCTTCAAGCGTTTAGTCAGAG CGAAACTTTGGACGAACATAACCCTTGGTTTTGTCCGAAATGTGGGTGTAACCAATGTGCCACAAAAACGCTTACGGTACATCGATATCCCAAGTTCCTCATTGTATATCTTAAACG ATTTGTGTTTTATGAATGCGCGAGCATGAAACTAGACGACAAGGTCACATTCCCTTTGGTGGGTCTAAGTGTAGGACGCCACCTTTATGATCTCTATGCCTGTGTGTGTCACTTTGGAG GCGTTTCCGCGGGCCATTATACGGCATATGCGAAGAATCCTCGCACGGATGTGTGGTATTATTACAACGACGAGATTACGGGCAAACAGAAGCCGCAGGATGAAGACTTTAGTAACgcgtatatattgttttacagTCGACAAGGGACCAACTTGAAACCGTGCAATATATAA
- the LOC140668455 gene encoding uncharacterized protein isoform X1 gives MDNKVDVSEVEDISMIGTSGIFHLPDVPEISEVLESTGLSPLTSSLDQALTLQEDKTLSSEVNMGIEDTWTEANSSTSDYAIPLPPPPGLNDFSDVGADPIDSGTGLEHGPFLPPGTPALNNLFAEAGDSHDDSPMEEVALSAGVCGLRNLGNTCFMAAGLQCLTATPPVLRHFLDLQQRGEKLPPPGSLMAHFSVLLGKMWSGKYSVLRPTEFKQTLGAYHSQFKDYRQHDCQEFLALLLDSLHEQMNTAKCAKNCQVPLSTTTANSFNSIENSNGKTLSPITATANPNSDLLEMYECLSPECPNSPNVTMAGSPRDFDSSIGELDSITNSPRDSPLNGEDEEETLDSDEIIEARSSTFIHNKVNEEDTNETPTRSLRLDTLIELSKTVPQYGGLYDIHKEAKTSNANFLVTQQECNNEIHYDSQKFPKDNVRRMPLDNSNLMENHDFDNKSVSIKRIKEVNVQKVNGSLDHASNSSDIEYDSGLEKCNVKRMRLDDQEKNHKHDSLSNENIQCSRILQNYGTGAIAAQEELEADKHWVKHLRSNKSIIVDTFQGQFKSTVVCSVCSHVSVTYEPFMYLSVPLPHAMERQLNVTYVPANGDQPMRCVVSLNKQSRIGKLKEELLKTLGKENIAVSNIALAEVLENHIAKILDDNTLLRHINDTNRSIYAFELTEPPDAYTSVSDGGGDRPLEMDSSQKCTITGEEVPCMICLEELDGDLKRHSGNNCNFIMCDPCIENYFKNQTEPQTCPMCSTYMTASSFTKIDQTGRPRPIVRILNVPLVLRHDTTNETTNNRKSTKLFGYPHLIRLPSRVNARDLYDIVKRNVPHEGRYTIHFVDGQGHHCSRCMYTAHCTGCSVPETGMIALQNGDTLAVRYTEYVPKILHPVDHVSVSKQRPHHPLSLYDCLQAFSQSETLDEHNPWFCPKCGCNQCATKTLTVHRYPKFLIVYLKRFVFYECASMKLDDKVTFPLVGLSVGRHLYDLYACVCHFGGVSAGHYTAYAKNPRTDVWYYYNDEITGKQKPQDEDFSNAYILFYSRQGTNLKPCNI, from the exons ATGGACAATAAGGTGGATGTTTCGGAAGTTGAAGATATTTCAATGATTGGAACATCTGGAATTTTTCACCTGCCTGACGTCCCAGAGATATCGGAGGTATTAGAATCAACTGGCCTTAGCCCCTTAACTTCTTCCTTGGATCAAGCTCTTACACTGCAAGAAGATAAAACTCTCTCGTCTGAAGTTAACATGGGCATTGAAGATACATG GACTGAAGCAAACAGTTCAACATCAGATTACGCAATTCCTCTTCCTCCGCCACCTGGATTAAATGATTTCTCGGATGTCGGTGCTGATCCCATTGATTCTGGGACTGGCTTAGAACATGGTCCATTCCTGCCACCTGGCACACCAGCgcttaataatctttttgcaGAAGCTGGAGATTCTCATGATGACTCACCAATGG aaGAAGTTGCCCTGTCTGCAGGCGTGTGCGGTCTTCGTAACTTGGGTAATACCTGTTTTATGGCAGCTGGGTTGCAATGTTTGACCGCGACTCCACCTGTCCTACGACATTTCTTGGATTTACAGCAGAGAGGAGAGAAACTGCCTCCGCCTGGATCATTAATGGCACATTTTAGCGTACTCCTCGGGAAAATGTGGTCCGGAAAGTACAGTGTACTCAGACCAACAGAATTTAAGCAAACCTTAGGTGCTTACCATTcacaatttaaagattataggCAG CATGATTGTCAAGAATTTCTGGCGCTTCTGTTGGATTCTCTTCACGAGCAAATGAACACAGCAAAGTGTGCCAAGAACTGTCAAGTTCCATTGTCTACAACCACTGCCAATTCTTTTAACTCTATAGAAAATTCAAACGGAAAGACCCTTTCTCCTATCACTGCCACGGCTAACCCTAATTCAGATCTTTTGGAAATGTATGAATGCTTATCACCAGAATGTCCAAATAGTCCCAATGTAACTATGGCTGGTTCACCAAGAG actTTGATTCATCGATCGGAGAGCTCGATAGTATCACGAATTCACCAAGAGATTCACCTTTAAATGGTGAGGACGAAGAGGAGACGCTAGATTCAGATGAAATCATCGAGGCGAGATCGAGTACTTTTATTCACAACAAAGTCAATGAAGAAGACACAAATGAAACTCCGACGCGATCTTTGAGATTAGATACATTGATAGAACTATCAAAAACAGTGCCGCAGTATGGTGGCTTATACGATATTCACAAAGAAGCTAAAACCAGTAATGCTAATTTCTTAGTAACGCAACAAGAGTGTAATAATGAGATCCATTATGACTCGCAGAAATTTCCAAAGGACAATGTCCGCAGGATGCCATTGGACAATTCGAATCTTATGGAAAATCACGACTTTGATAATAAAAGTGTTAGTATCAAACGTATAAAAGAGGTGAACGTTCAGAAGGTCAACGGTAGTCTCGATCACGCATCTAATAGTTCCGACATCGAGTATGATAGCGGTCTGGAAAAGTGTAACGTGAAACGCATGAGATTAGACGACCAGGAGAAGAATCATAAGCATGACAGTCTCAGTAACGAAAATATTCAGTGTTCGCGGATTCTACAAAATTATGGAACTGGCGCTATTGCTGCGCAAGAAGAACTCGAGGCGGATAAACATTGGGTGAAGCATTTGCGATCCAATAAAAGTATCATCGTGGATACCTTTCAAGGCCAGTTTAAGAGCACG GTTGTGTGTTCGGTTTGTAGTCACGTTTCTGTTACATATGAACCTTTTATGTATCTATCGGTACCTCTACCTCATGCAATGGAAAGACAGTTAAATGTCACATATGTTCCTGCAAACGGTGATCAACCCATGAGATGTGTCGTTTCCTTAAATAAGCAGTCACGAATTGGAAAATTGAAAGAGGAATTGTTAAAAACTCTCGGCAAGGAGAATATCGCAGTGTCGAATATTGCACTTGCAGAGGTTCTGGAAAATCACATAGCGAAGATTCTG GATGACAATACACTCTTGAGACACATCAATGATACGAATCGATCGATATACGCCTTTGAACTCACGGAACCGCCCGATGCGTACACTTCAGTATCCGATGGCGGAGGAGATCGGCCATTGGAGATGGACTCTTCCCAGAAATGTACGATAACAGGCGAGGAAGTGCCATGCATGATCTGTCTTGAGGAACTGGATGGCGATTTGAAAAGGCACAGTGGGAATAATTGTAACTTTATTATGTGCGACCCTTGCATTGAG AATTACTTCAAGAATCAAACAGAACCTCAAACGTGTCCGATGTGTTCTACGTACATGACGGCCTCGTCATTTACGAAGATAGATCAAACGGGCCGGCCGAGACCCATTGTTCGTATTCTGAACGTACCTTTAGTGTTGAGGCACGATACGACGAACGAGACGACAAACAATCGCAAAAGCACGAAGCTCTTTGGTTATCCACACTTGATACGACTCCCGTCGAGAGTGAACGCGCGGGATCTATATGATATTGTCAAAAGAAACGTGCCGCACGAAGGGCGCTACACGATTCATTTCGTTGATGGACAG GGTCATCATTGTTCGCGATGTATGTACACCGCACATTGTACAGGATGTAGCGTACCTGAGACAGGAATGATCGCGCTACAAAACGGTGATACGCTTGCAGTTCGTTATACTGAGTATGTTCCTAAGATTCTGCATCCCGTTGATCACGTTAGCGTCAGTAAACAACGACCACATCATCCACTATCTCTTTATGATTGCCTTCAAGCGTTTAGTCAGAG CGAAACTTTGGACGAACATAACCCTTGGTTTTGTCCGAAATGTGGGTGTAACCAATGTGCCACAAAAACGCTTACGGTACATCGATATCCCAAGTTCCTCATTGTATATCTTAAACG ATTTGTGTTTTATGAATGCGCGAGCATGAAACTAGACGACAAGGTCACATTCCCTTTGGTGGGTCTAAGTGTAGGACGCCACCTTTATGATCTCTATGCCTGTGTGTGTCACTTTGGAG GCGTTTCCGCGGGCCATTATACGGCATATGCGAAGAATCCTCGCACGGATGTGTGGTATTATTACAACGACGAGATTACGGGCAAACAGAAGCCGCAGGATGAAGACTTTAGTAACgcgtatatattgttttacagTCGACAAGGGACCAACTTGAAACCGTGCAATATATAA
- the Fstl5 gene encoding follistatin-like 5 — translation MRLKSCLATFYLLLLSIISTYIAPALGSDILRYKRSRYRYFTADNDNGVSPSTGGIRSTTSTSINDASTTDSEYWHARRTDNPCLEKYCGAGRECQVFANGDKIVATCVCVHKCTRRHRPICASNGKIYANRCELHRAACNADTLLATRRLSRCLSNGNYSVQARKDFFAYHASSEGKNVLYTKSKNKIKHHPTSKSIPRKNSHDTEKCSAQEYEIMKDNLLLYSHARLMAEDNHSKEYLVSIMFSHYDRNNDGNLEREELEQIAEEENMEELCAGCNLSHMISYDDTDGDGRLNVNEFYMAFSKLYSVSVVSLDKSLEVNHISARVGDNVEIKCDVTGTPPPPLVWRRYGTDVETLSEPEIRVFNDGSLYLTNVQLEYAGNYTCHALRNQDVVQTHMLTIYTVPEVRVTPQFQSKRPKGAAKMKCHVVGEPLPRVRWLKNDKPLSEDRPDKYEVIGNGTKLLVRKVDYADTGAYMCEATSAGGLTRDISSLVIQDQPTPIATEEERRFFSFHEWGILVYEPSTCHALHEIRSTDIIPGTQEYVCGPKNVPCSWGRAINVANRYVYVSQPEKNRVLVISEVQMMIIDVVATDKNPVDLWYVQNLDYVWILNWRSEMNVGIKTVQIIKEAAQRKKHHTVRPEPIDAQFDLVKGLYIPQQRDTKHAFKYGYVTHTGQHGMYKLDLANMRYTRTVNLANYNCVPTSVEFSDLYGFVILGCEEPITARPTGQVLLDYLTDSVLAHKPNILGKPAISPDSRYLVTLDKQDTGVTLVVQEILPNGLKFAFDVKTTLNISDIAFYPSQTTHSYDIYASSIDKEDILFLDLTTGKVEMITGVGKATPPHLTKWGNPNRPIIQSGIFGRYMVSPSNQALFVLNGETRTVNCEIGGLIHPGAIVWFTVSLR, via the exons atgcGACTAAAGTCCTGCCTCGCGACCTTCTATCTCCTGTTGCTTTCAATCATCTCGACCTATATCGCTCCGGCACTCGGTTCCGATATACTTCGATACAAA CGTTCAAGATATCGTTATTTTACGGCGGACAACGATAATGGCGTATCGCCGAGCACGGGAGGAATTCGATCCACAACGTCGACCTCGATAAACGATGCATCCACAACAGATTCAGAATACTGGCACGCCCGTAGGA CCGACAATCCGTGCCTGGAGAAGTATTGCGGCGCGGGAAGAGAGTGCCAAGTTTTCGCAAACGGCGACAAGATCGTTGCCACGTGCGTCTGCGTTCATAAATGCACGCGACGGCATCGACCGATCTGCGCGAGCAATGGCAAGATTTATGCCAATCGTTGCGAGTTACATCGCGCTGCCTGCAACGCCGATACGCTGTTAGCCACGCGGAGGCTCTCCAGATGCCTGAGCAATG GTAATTACAGCGTCCAAGCACGGAAGGATTTCTTTGCGTACCATGCCTCGTCCGAAGGCAAGAATGTCCTGTATACTAAGTCCAAGAATAAGATCAAACATCATCCGACGAGCAAATCGATCCCGCGAAAAAACAGTCACGACACCGAGAAATGTTCGGCCCAAGaatatgaaattatgaaa GATAACTTGCTCCTGTATAGCCATGCGAGATTAATGGCTGAAGATAATCACAGTAAAGAATACTTGGTCAGCATCATGTTTTCTCACTACGACAGAAACAATGACGGTAATTTGGAGCGAGAAGAGCTCGAGCAG ATCGCCGAGGAAGAGAACATGGAGGAATTATGCGCGGGATGCAATCTGAGTCATATGATCAGCTACGACGACACCGATGGTGATGGCAGATTGAACGTTAACGAGTTTTACATGGCCTTCAGCAAGCTTTACA GTGTATCGGTGGTATCGTTGGACAAATCCCTCGAGGTAAATCACATATCCGCTCGAGTCGGAGACAACGTGGAGATTAAGTGCGACGTCACCGGAACACCACCCCCGCCCCTGGTCTGGCGACGTTACGGCACGGACGTGGAGACCCTTAGCGAGCCGGAG ATTCGGGTTTTCAACGACGGTAGTCTGTATCTGACAAATGTACAGTTGGAATATGCTGGTAATTACACATGCCACGCTCTCAGAAATCAGGATGTGGTGCAAACTCATATGCTCACTATTTACA CTGTACCCGAGGTGAGGGTGACACCGCAGTTTCAATCTAAACGACCGAAAGGAGCGGCTAAGATGAAATGTCACGTGGTAGGTGAGCCTCTTCCACGAGTACGATGGCTGAAGAATGACAAACCCTTGAGCGAGGATCGGCCGGACAAGTACGAGGTGATTGGCAATGGCACCAAGTTGCTAGTCAGAAAAGTCGATTACGCAGACACCGGTGCCTACATGTGCGAAGCAACTAGTGCCGGCGGACTAACGAGGGACATTAGCAGTCTAGTGATTCAGGACCAACCTACACCAA TTGCGACGGAAGAGGAGCGTAGATTCTTCTCCTTTCACGAGTGGGGTATCTTGGTGTACGAGCCGTCTACGTGTCATGCGTTGCATGAGATTCGATCAACAGACATCATACCCGGCACTCAG GAATACGTTTGTGGACCGAAAAATGTTCCTTGTTCCTGGGGACGTGCCATAAATGTCGCTAATAGATATGTATACGTTAGTCAGCCGGAGAAGAATCGCGTGCTTGTAATTAGTGAGGTTCAGATGATGATAATCGAT GTAGTAGCTACGGACAAGAATCCTGTGGATCTGTGGTACGTTCAGAATCTTGATTATGTCTGGATATTGAACTGGAGGAGCGAGATGAACGTCGGCATCAAGACCGTACAGATAATCAAGGAAGCTGCCCAACGAAAGAAACATCATACTGTGCGACCAGAGCCTATCGATGCGCAGTTCGATCTCGTGAAGGGTCTATATATTCCACAGCAGCGA GATACGAAACATGCATTCAAGTACGGTTATGTGACCCATACGGGTCAGCATGGTATGTACAAGCTTGATCTGGCTAACATGAGATACACTCGTACTGTAAATTTGGCCAACTACAACTGCGTGCCAACGAGCGTGGAATTTTCTGATCTCT ATGGCTTCGTGATATTGGGATGCGAAGAGCCGATCACCGCTCGTCCGACCGGTCAAGTACTGTTGGACTATCTTACTGACAGCGTTCTCGCTCACAAGCCGAATATCCTGGGGAAACCAGCGATCTCTCCCGATTCCAGATATCTGGTCACTCTTGACAAGCAGGATACCGGTGTTACTCTTGTAGTACAGGAGATATTac caAATGGACTAAAATTCGCATTCGATGTAAAAACAACTTTAAATATCAGCGATATCGCTTTCTATCCATCACAGACGACCCATAGTTACGATATATACGCCTCATCGATAGATAAAGAAGATATTCTCTTCCTAGACTTGACTACCG GCAAAGTGGAAATGATAACAGGTGTGGGAAAGGCAACACCGCCACATCTCACCAAATGGGGTAATCCAAATAGACCTATAATACAAAGCGGTATATTTGGTCGATATATGGTAAGCCCGTCCAACCAGGCGCTCTTTGTTCTCAATGGGGAGACCCGCACGGTAAATTGCGAGATTGGTGGCCTTATACATCCCGGCGCAATTGTTTGGTTTACTGTTTCGCTGCGTTAA